tcttactttggagaaatgtgtttttgaaaaattattatgaatattttttcaGATTTTATGGAACAActcttcaatagcttcattgttatcaagtgtagagtgaacacattcaacatctacatcaatgggctccacatgagtggactacacctcttacttcggagaaatgtgtttttgaaaaattattatgaattttttttatggaaaaaatcttcaatagcttcattgttatcaagtgtaggatgaaaccattcatttcctacatcaatgggctccacatgagtgtacTACACCTCTCATTCTGAAGAAAAATGATTTTgaaaaattattatgaatattttgatatcatttatggaaacaatcttcaatagcttcactgttatcaagtgaagagtgaaatcattcaatatctacatcaatgggctccacatgagtggactacacctctttggagaaaaaagattttgaataattattatgaaattcataataattattcgaaatcttttttctccaaagttTTTCCAGGATTGCTTTCtgcagacggtccctgggcttaggtctcacagctgatcgcacattgagaccaacATTATTCATCGATCTCGGAGACTGGCTTGTTTTggtaaaatgaaggttgtagcttgttgtcgacatcactaCGATCACAGAGAGGTATTGTTTGTGTTTAACTCCATTTCGTgagagagctattgagccgggaagtcGGAATCTttgaatatctttctaactttactgaactaCTCGTGGACCACCGAGAAGCCGGAGAATGGACCACTCATACGCGCTGCGCGATGCCGGAGgtgagttttatatttatatttagcatttttgttattgattcttaccttaaaaccatttaaaacattctcagttgagaaatcagtgaaaccttttgagtttatagttgaacagttcacaatgtcacggggcctgtttgaaaaatacagatgtggtGGAGGCTTCTTcgtgtaaaatgattatttgaggaccggaatgtcttaaaagtcgctggatatctgttgtatgtgttaactattagtgtagtggatttaaaacaatgttattttatttagagactatcaaatatgacagattttaccttgacatttctgaaaaaagatATTCTTAATACTGAAATAGAATCATGCGTCagcgtgacatcatcactcacgctcgctctgatcgctcttttaatgaagtatcgatactaaaactatgctaaatcacatcgtttttaacgtacgggtactttgttagtatcgctacaccgtgcagcgtgacagcagcagatgtagcggactaacattcaagctaacctaacttcccaaacgctgtggacatctgaacgctgattggccgagacgcgacatcccatcaaagatgttctattgcgaagagcaccacttcacattttctccgcgtctcactgcaatctcaacggcagcgggccaggtgaaaaaaataataaatcggaaagcgtctctggtattgttcagggggctggtcgaaatgtggaggcgggccgaatccggcccgcgggccgtagtttggggaccactggttttgactgtttgactgaaacgtcactTATTCAACAAACATCTGCTCCTTTTACTTAATACTATCCCATGAACTATTTATTTAACAATTAACCCTCTTGTCACACAATTAAAGGTTTAtaaaggggaaagtgagaagatatgaacagggtttttcctgggtctgTTCATGCACgtcgagctgttgagtgagtgatcagcaactGGCCGCTCtatccattcgcgcacctcacagttgcgtattgatcagacaagaagacacgcttatcaactccagtgtccccccccccccccccccccccacaacaactcttctcggctcgcgcgccccagagctccgatgccggcgcgcgcctcgctcagccgtgatgcgcgcacacaggtgagcacacctcagtgttaaattaagcttagggcaccaatatggctagcggcactagtcccacccccctgaagctgtaaacctaggggaaacactgaactcgattactattgatcaaaacagaacgagggttcggctgtagccgacttgaaacatactttgagaacatattcgctgacgtgatgaacacagtttgtttggtttttttggggttttttcacatcgcggacttttttttgccttaggcgctcgggatttgtcataggcgttcgggaaaacggcttaggcgcacgcccaaattttctctatgcaggaaaaactctgatgaaacattgtttagtctggaaggtgtgcctcacgagtctaaacagttgtatattgacctgctaactgatagattagcagctggaatctgaatctattattgctcaatgtaatccagaactattttattaaatgaagaatccttaaatgtttcccttCAGCTGGTGGAGACTACGTTGGAGCTCCTGGCCCCCCTGCGGCCATCAGGTTTGTCGAGGAAGGTAATGTTGCGGAAAATGAGAATAACAATGCGCGTGTGGCTTTGTTGCTTGTCTTGGCCGTTTACCACCAGACGAGATCCGACGCCGACTCCGAACCGTCCGACTCCGATTCCTCCAACTCCTCCAAATCATCCAACTCTGATGGGCCCGCCGCAGACAGGCCCGCAGGTAAGTTATCAGGTTAGTAATACACTTGTCCCTTTAAACTTACACGTACactacactgtttaaagtactgttattgatttgtatgtgcactttattttatattctactgtaaatgtaatgttacaattcttgcactttgttgattgttgattgtttaatgttcaattcaattcaattcagtttatttgtatagcccaatttcacaaattacaaatttgtctcggagtgctttacaatctgtacacatagacatccctgccccaaaacctcacatcggaccaggaaaaactcccaaataacccttcagtgggaaaaaaagggaagaaaccttcaggagagcaacagaggaggatccctctccaggatggacagaataagagatgtaatgtgtacagaaggacagatttagagttaaaatacattcaatgaatatgacagagtgtatgaatagttcatagtaggcatattccacgatggagacctccacgatccatcaggcagatggaggtagagaggaggagtgggcggagtctcaacagggcagtggcgtagtcggtagcaggaattccacgacccaaacctcgatgatccatcaggcatgttattgtctaatgttgcaccacccgccatgacacattccttgtatgtgaaaacatactttgcaatagatagatggatagacagaccgagagacaattgatagaaagatagatatatgcagacagacagatggacggatagatagagcgatgaacagatactttattcatccacagggGGAAATTTGGTTGTAGAAGCAAGGttacagagtaaacacacaatatatacaataaaatagcagagcaggaaATATTCAATTGAAGAAAATTAGATGATAATGAAAATGCAAAGTCTATAGAGTGTATACAGTGAAAGGGTTATTGATCAATTTAAGGAGGATATGGtaagaggtgatttattataaggTCTTATAAcagttggcaggaatgttctcccgtaTCTGTCCTTGGTTATTCCTTTCCTTCTCACCCTCTCTTTAGCTGTGGAACGTCTTGAAGCAGCTCCGGCCCCAGCCCCCCAGAAACCAGAAACGTctaccaggaggagcaggaagaggactcgCCCGACTGCCCCGGCAGGACTGATAAAGTtccagacagccttccctcgcgcctggcaggggaaggctggttggcgtggttatacttttttatttaggtatcgattgctGTGACACAAGAAGCAACTTCCAGGATCTCCTtaacgacgacgaagaagatgacgagggaggaccacatgagaaggatgaaggactacaggaccagatgaagagcggcggttgcctttcttttagtgggcggagtaagtaa
This is a stretch of genomic DNA from Pseudoliparis swirei isolate HS2019 ecotype Mariana Trench chromosome 10, NWPU_hadal_v1, whole genome shotgun sequence. It encodes these proteins:
- the LOC130200648 gene encoding uncharacterized protein LOC130200648, producing MDHSYALRDAGAGGDYVGAPGPPAAIRRDPTPTPNRPTPIPPTPPNHPTLMGPPQTGPQVSYQLWNVLKQLRPQPPRNQKRLPGGAGRGLARLPRQD